In the genome of Thunnus maccoyii chromosome 15, fThuMac1.1, whole genome shotgun sequence, one region contains:
- the LOC121913356 gene encoding ras-related protein Rab-25-like, with product MGSDESYNFVFKVVLIGESGVGKSNLLNRFTKNEFNHDSRTTIGVEFSTRTVQLDNFIIKAQIWDTAGLERYRAITSAYYRGAVGALLVYDITKHLTYESAERWLKELYDHADPHMVVMLVGNKTDLESLRTVPTDEAKDFAEKKGLMFMETSALDSTNVEAAFNEVLTAIHKKVASREVTRGSISAVTLSSPIGPTSEVQEERRGCCNSS from the exons ATGGGGTCTGATGAGTCATACAACTTTGTCTTTAAAG TGGTTTTAATAGGAGAGTCTGGAGTAGGAAAGAGCAACCTTCTGAATCGCTTCACCAAGAATGAGTTCAATCACGACAGTCGCACCACCATTGGTGTGGAGTTCAGCACGCGGACTGTTCAGCTGGACAACTTTATCATCAAAGCTCAAATCTGGGACACAGCGGGGCTGGAGCGCTACAGGGCTATTACCTCAGC GTATTACAGGGGAGCGGTTGGAGCCCTGTTGGTCTATGACATTACCAAGCACCTAACCTATGAAAGCGCAGAGCGATGGTTGAAAGAACTGTACGACCATGCAGACCCTCACATGGTGGTCATGCTGGTAGGAAACAAGACAGACCTGGAGAGCCTCAGGACGGTGCCCACGGATGAGGCCAAAGACTTTGCAG AGAAGAAAGGTCTTATGTTCATGGAGACATCAGCGTTGGACTCCACCAATGTCGAAGCTGCTTTCAATGAAGTTCTCACAG CGATCCATAAGAAGGTGGCCAGCAGAGAAGTGACCCGTGGCTCCATCAGTGCTGTGACCCTGTCCAGTCCCATCGGACCCACCAGCGAGGTGCAGGAGGAGCGCAGAGGCTGCTGCAATAGCTCCTAA